GGTTCCCCGCCGTCTCATGCAGCTCCCCGCGCATCTTCCACGCATTGCTTAGCGCAAACGCCGCAAAGATCCCAAAGAAGACCCCGGTAAACTCCAGCCAGAGCTGACTCGAAGCCTTCACAAACGGCCCCCACACCGCCTCGCCAAACCGCTTCCCGCCGCGCTTTAGCCCCTTGCCCGTCTCGACCACCTGAGCCGTCGTTCGCGCTGTCTTTCCCCCCAGCCGAGCGCCCGACACTTCCGCCTTACTCCGGGCAGCGTTCGCCGCAGAAGTCTCAGCCCCCGCAGCCGAAGCACTCGGAGCCTTCCCCGCGACAGAAGGATTCGGCGCCGTAGCCGCATCCACCGCCGTCACCAGCGTCTTAGCCGCCAGCCGAGCCCCAATCCCAAGCGTGCGACCGAACCGAACCGAATCCATACCCAAGAGTGTAGCCGTTCCTCATCACTCGGCGAAATCATTCCCACGATCACCGCATCCGCCACTTTCCCTAGAATTTCGACTCCCACAACGCATCGTTTTTCCCGGCATTGGAATCAGAGCAAACAGAGGAGCCCCATAATGAAGAGCACGCTCTGGATGATCGGCGGGTTCTGTGCCGCCGCCGCTGGCTTTCTGGTCCTGGGATGCCGCCGCACCCCAGCCGTAGAGCTTCTCGCTCACCGCTTAGAAGACGCCTGGGCCGACCATCACACTGTTGTTGAAACCACTTAGAGTCATCACCCGGTCCCTGAAGAAATGCCGTTGCGGCGGCCACCGCCATGGGCGTATTCTTTAACCAGAAGCCAGTGACGCCGACATACCCGCAATGCCGTTCCCGCCGGTCACCTTCGCTGGGAATACCCGATGCGTGGAGTAGTTCGAACGATAGGGCAGCCCGGAGGTGGCATTGAATCAGAAGGTCAAAAACCTGATACAGAAACTTGGCGAAGCGATCCACGAGTCCGTCTCGGAGTCGGAGGATATAGCAGGCGTCGTCAAAAACATCCGCGAACAGGGTTTTGATGTCCTCCTCATGCTTGAGGCCACCATCGGTCTCAACGAGGTTGAGGCAGAAGCCGACGAGGCCACTGAAGGCGCCGAAGAAGGCACCACGGGCCCATTCACCTCAAACGACGTATCCTTTCTGAAGTCCTTGCGCATCAGCCTCACTGAAGACGAGTCGACAGACGATACCGATTCCACCGACACCACCGAAGCCTAAGCACCGCAGTTGTACCGAAGGCTGACACACAGAAGACTTGACCACGAACGGCTGATCACAGAAGTCCAGGTAGCCCTCTCATGCGACCGTGGTCCACGGCTTCTGTCGTGTCTTGGCTTGGTCGGTCCAGCCGAAGTCATGCGACGTTAGTCATGGTGGAAGTAGAAGAGGTTCCCGTCCAGATCCATGACAGTGAACTGTCGCAATCCCCACGGCTTTTTTTCCAGAGGATCGACGATCTTCGCACCTGACGACTTCAACTCCTGGTATGTCGCATCGATATCGTTAGCGAACATCCAGTGCACCGCAGGGTCGAACGGCAGCTTCCTCTTCCGAAAGAAGATTGCCGCCTTACCGCGGGACACGGCTCCAATCCCTTTATCCGGTTCAAGCCATCCAATCTCAAAGCCCAGTACATCTCTGTAATGCTGTTGTGCGCGTTCAACATCAGCGACCGGCAACTCCGGCACTGGTGGGCCAATCGAGGTCATCTTCTCTTTGACGTCCATGGACTCCTCCTTTTGCTCTCCTTTATGCAACAAGACCGCCAACGCGTCAAATTTCAGACTCGCACAAAGTAGTCATGGGATCTGTAGATCTTTATGGCCAGAGGGGTAAGGATAAACTTGACCGCTATCTCTTCCTCATCCGCAACTCTGCCAGCTTCCATCCACGGTCCATAAGTCTGGCCATTCAAGCTTGAAGCTTGATCCCAAGGAATCTCCTCGTGCCGAACCAATCGTCACACCGAACAGAGAAGCCGCCTGAAGACAGATAGCAGGAGTTCGACCTGCTATCTGCCCCATTCTTTAGTGAAACTCATCCGCGCTCGGCCCATAGATCGCCGGCACCTTCGCATCATTCAGCCGCAGATAAACTGTAAGCTGTCCGCGATGATGTGCCAGGTGGCTCAGCGCGCCATTCGAAATCGTGACATACCTCGGCCCCTCAGAAAGCACCTGATCCCCCATCTTCAGCTTCCAGGTCTTCATCAGATGCTCTTCGGTCGTATTCTCCAGCGCCCTTCGCGAAGTTTTGAGTCCCTCCTCAAGCAGCGAAGCCAACTCCGTCCGCGTCTCCACCGCCTTTGTCTGAAAATTCCTTCCATTCCCATTCAAATCCAGCTCATCGTGATCGATCATCAGCGCCACCCAGCCAGGCATCGTCGCCACCAGCGCCGCCAGCTTTCCCAACTCCATCGACTTCTCATGCGGCTTCCACGAGTTCTGCCCCTCAGGCACCCGCTCAATCGCCTTTCTTGACGCCTCAGCTTCGCTCTCCAACTGCTCCAGAAAATATCTCCTGAACTCCATCGCACTTCCTCCTTGGAAAGCCTCGGGCTTTCACTTCGAAAGTTAGTCTCCTATATATGACATCTAGTGTCATATTAAAGAAATAACTTTATTTGAAAGGAAAGGAGGGCAGACAAATCCATGAAGTCCGATCGCCTCCTCTCCACCCTCATGCTCCTTCAGGCCCACGGCCGTCTCTCCACCCGCGAGGTAGCCGAGCGGCTCGAGATCTCCCAGCGCACCGCCCATCGCGATATGGAAGCCTTATGTACAGCGGGCATTCCCCTCATCGCCCATCGCGGCGCAACCGGCGGCTGGGAGCTGCAAAGAGGCTGGCGCACCAAGGTCCCCGGCCTCGACGACGCCGAACTCCAGGCCCTCCTCATGGCCCAGCCCAGCGCTCTCGGCGACCGCAAACTCACCGCCGCCGCCCAGCGCGCCTTCGACAAACTCATGGCCTCCATGCCCACCGCCATGCGCCTTCAGGCCCACTCCATTCAGGCTCGCCTGCACATCGACCCTACCGGCTGGAGACCCACCCCCGAAGACCTCTCCATGCTCCCCCTTGTGCAGGATGCCCTCGCCCGCGACTGCAAGCTCACCTTCCTCTACACCCGCGCCGACGGCGAATCCAGCTCCCGCACCGTCGATCCACTCGGCATCGTCTGCAAACAAACCGTCTGGTATCTCATCGCGCAATCCTCGGCGGGCACTCGCACCTACCGCATCTCTCGTATGCGCGAGGTCGTAGTCCTCGCACTCCCATTCCTCAGACCGTCCGGCTTCGATCTCGCCGCCTACTGGAAACAAAGCACCGCAGCACTCAAAGACCGCCAACAGACCGTCGCCACGATCCTCGCACTCTCAGACGAAGGCGTCGCCTCCATCGAGCGTTGGTGTCCTATGGTTCCCGCACTCAACCATCGCGCATCACGCACCCTGCCTAAGGGCTGGCATCTCTTTCACGTCGAGTTTGAAAGCTACCAGCAAGCCCGCTTCGTCATTCTGGGCCTCGGCTCTCGCGCTGCAGCTATTGCACCGCCCAATCTCCGCAAAGAGATCAAAGCAGAACTCCGCCGCATGATTCACTTCACATAGCAAAGCCGCAAACCGCGCTTACCCCTTCGCATCCTTGAACTCTGCCAGATGCAGTCGGACCGCCATCGTTGCTGCCTATATTGTTGTTGCCGTCGCCGGTGTCTGTGCCATCGCTGTCGCTGTTGCCGTCGCCGTTGCCGTCACCTTTCCTATCAGCCCCATGAAAAGCCACGTCATCCTGAGCGAAGTTGCTCACGGCACTTTGTGAGCAACGCAGTCGAAGGATCCCCGTATTTGTCTTTGCTGTTGCTGTTGCTGTTGCATTTGCCTTTTTGCCCGTGAAAACCCATGTCAACCCCCAACCACTACAAAACCCGCTCCAGCCGCGGCTTTTCGCGTGGCGTATTCCCCAGCTCAAACCAGTACAATTAAAGAAGAGGCAAAACCCAATCAGGCAGGAGGCAAAGGCAACTGCAACAAAATAAATATTTTGCGCACAAGCCTCCTACAATCAACAGCTTGCAGCCATACCCTCACCGTAAACCTATGCAAGCATTAGACTTACTCCCAAAATACCCAACTACCAGGGGGGAGGGGGTCATACACGGCAAGCAAGGAGCCAGGAGTCAGAAGGGAACATCGTTGACCCCCATCTAGGAACGCGATACACTCATTAAGTTTGGCGCTGCAGCCCGTCTGTCTTCATCTCAAGATGATCTCGAGGGTTGCAGGGACGACAGGCTTAGGCCCGGCGGTCACTGGAAACCCGAGACTGCGATGGCTTGACCGGTTGGCTTACTGTAGTGCTCCTGTATGCGCCCATGCAGCACAATCTATTTTCTGAAGAAAGCGGTCAGCATCACGCGACTCGCTTGAGGTTCTAGTCATGTACGCAGTCATCCGCACCGGCGGCAAACAGTATCTGGTCTCCCCTGGCGAGAAGTTGAAGATTGAAACCACCGCCCACGAGAACGGCAACATCGAGTTCTCCGACATCCTTGCCGTCAGTGGCGAAGCTGGCAAGTTCGAGTCCGACCTCACCGGCGCCAAGGTGCTTGCCTCCGTCGTCGGCGAAGGCCGCGGCGAAAAGATCCTCGTCTTCAAGCTCAAGCGCAAGAAGCAGTACAAGAAGATGCAGGGCCACCGCCAGAACTTCGTCGAGGTCAAGATCAATGAGATCCTCGTCAACGGCAAGAGCTTCAAGGAAGAAGCAGCAAAGTAAAGCTTCCCGGCAAATTTTAATAAGCGCCAGAGCCCAGAGGGCAGCGCGAAAGAGGCAATCGAATGGCACATAAAAAAGGATTAGGTTCTTCCAAAAACGGCCGCGACTCAAACGCCCAGCGGCTCGGAGTCAAAGTATTCGGCGGCCAGACCATCCTCGGCGGCGGCATCATTGTCCGTCAGCGTGGCACCCCGCTCAAGCCCGGCGCCAACGTCGGTCGCGGCAAAGACGACACCCTCTTCGCCAAGGTCAACGGCATAGTCCGCTTCCAGGACAAGGGACAGCAGGGTCGCTTCGTCAACGTCGACCCAGCCGAGCTTACCTCCGTTCCTGTCTAGTCGCCACAAGTCACCAGCTACTGGCCACAAGTCACCAGCAAGTCACCACAATCTGCACCTGAGAACCCTGCCCAAGTGCAGGGTTTTCTATTTCAGAAACTGTCCTGCCGGACGGGCTCCCTGCGCGGGCGGCGGTCACTTCGTGACGTGTATACCCCTTTGGTTGGCGCTCCCGATGGTCGCAAACGAAGTTGATTCCGACCAACGGGAGGATCACGCGAAGCTTCAAAAAGGCGTGTGAACGCCCGCCACCAGAACAGGCTTGCCCTTCTCATTAAACCCGATCCGCCCCATCGGCGTCTCATGGTCATGCGTAAACAGCACCAGCCACTTCTCCGGAATCGCCCGCGAGTAGAACCGCTTCCGCTGCGCAATTGTCTCCACCGGGTCCAGGTCATACCCCATCACCCACGTCGGATCCAGGTGCGCGCTGGTCGGAATTAAATCCGAGATATAGCAGGCTTGTTGTCCCTTCGACTCCACGTGAACCGCCATCAACTGCGCCGTATGACCGGGAAAAACCTCCACGCTCACGCCCGGACAGATCTCCGGATTCACCCTGATTCCAGCCTCGTCCAGCAGCGTCATCTGTCCCGACTCCACCAGCGGATCATAGTTCGGTGAGAGATAACTGACCCGATCCCGATCCAGCTGCAGATGTCCATGTTCCACCTCGCCACGATGCGCAAAGTACCGCGCATTCGGGAACGTCGGAGTCACCGAGCCATCCGGATGCAGCGTAGTATTCCACCCGCAGTGGTCGAAGTGGAGGTGAGTGTTCACCACCACATCCACCTCCTCAACCCTCACCCCAGCCGCGGCAAGAGACTGCGGCAGAAGCTCCTGGTTGCACTGGATCTCCCGCATCTTCGCCGGCTGCTTATTGCCGACTCCGGTCTCAATCACCACCGTATGCTTACCAGTCCGCACCACCACTGTATTCAGCCCCAGCAGAATACGGTTCTGCTCATCCGCCGGGGCCCGCTTCTCCCACAACGGCTTCGGCACCACACCGAACATGGCGCCGCCATCGAGCTTATAGGTCCCATCCGTGCATACGATGAGCTCGAACTCCCCAACCTCAGTCCGCGCCCGAACCAGCTCCTCAGCCGCATCGCGCAGCCCAATCCCGTCACCAACGCCCATAGATCCCTCACCCACATCCTACTGTGAGGGAGACAGGCAAAGGGTAAGAGTTAGACCCGCGAAGCCGCCAGCAGCTCGACGCTGGCCGCAACGTGCTCCCCAGGAGCACCCGCAACCATCCCCGCTGTCTCGGCCGCAGTCACCAGCGCCCCCGTCGTAGGAGCACGCTTGCTCTGGAAGCACTGCCGGCAGAGCACCGGTCGCCCCTGTGTCGGCTTGAACGGCACCGTGGTCTCCACCCCGCACTCCGAGCATTCCGTACGCGTCTCCGTGCGCGACAGACCCGCCGCCGCCGGCCCCGCCCCTGCCTTCAGTCCCACCCCGGACCGTTTGGACTTGCAAGGCTTACACCGCTTCGGGTCATTCTTGAATTGTTTGTCGAAGAAAAAGAGTTGTTCCCCGGCGGTGAAGATGAACTCGCCACCGCAATCTGCGCAGGTTAATAGCCGATCCAGAAATTCCATGCCGCTTCTCCCGTCCTACGGAAAGGAAGAACACCCGAGGGGCCTGATCGTGGCAACACCGCAAGGGGTTTACCTTTACTGATGACCATTACGCTTTGGATTTTGAAGGGGGCCCGAAACTGCGAGTTCGTGGAATTTGCTACGATTTGCCGGTCAATGCGAACCCAGGAAACAGGTTCTATCTGCCGGGGCTAGTCGATGGCGGGAGTCCACCTCTAGCGGTTCAAATGGCCGCCTCTTCAAACTCTCTGATCGAGGAAGAGGCGGCACATCCTGGTTGTGGAGCTGACTAATCCTGCTCCTTACGGACCTTCTTGCGATTGCGCTTACGTGCAAGCGCTTCTTTCACACGCTTCTTCTCACCTGGTTTCAGATAAAAAGAGTGACGCTTGACTTCCTTGATAATGTCTTCTGTCTGCACCTTGCGCTTAAAGCGCCGCAGGGCATTCTCAAGGGGTTCGCCTTCTTGTACTCGAACCTCTGCCAAGAAAAATACACCTCCAACCACTCCCAATGGGGATACATTAAGAATACGCCGTTTCGTCAAGAAAATCACATAAATCGTTGGTAATTCGAGGCCGGATACCACTCTGAAATCTTTTGCATTCCAAAGGTAGAATTTGTTACATGATTCGCACTTATCAGGCACACACACCGGAAATTCCTGCCAGCTGCTATGTCGACCAGTCGGCTCAAGTCATCGGTGACGTTACCCTCGGCGAACAAGCCAGTATCTGGATGAACGCAGTCGTCCGTGGCGACGTAAATTCGATCCGCATCGGCGCGAAAAGCAACGTGCAGGACTGCGCCGTCCTTCACGGCATGCGCTATCTCTATCCGGTAATCGTAGGCGAACTGGTGACCATCGGACACAATGCCACCGTGCACGGATGCGTCTTGGAAGACATGGTTCTAGTTGGCATCGGCGCGACCATCCTCAACAACGCAAAGATCGGCGAGGGATCGATCATCGCCGCAGGTGCCGTGATCCCAGAGCAAACAGTGGTTCCACCCAACTCACTCGTTGCAGGTGTTCCCGGCAAGGTGCGGCGAACACTCGGCGATATGGACCGCGAGCTAATCCTCAAGTACGCGCAGAACTACCTCGACTACACCGCGATCTACCTGGCAGAAGCCTCCGGAACGTAACTAGCGGCTCCATCTTCGCTACACTGAGAGAGATGGCTACTTTGAAGGCAGTACGCGGGACTCGGGACTTGTTGCCTCCCGAGACGGCGCTTTGGAACTATGTGGAGGCTACGGCGAGAGCCGTCTTTGCACGCTACGGATTTGGGGAGATTCGCACCCCGATCTTCGAGGATACTGCGCTGTTCGCGCGCGGGGTAGGCGAGGAGACCGACATCGTCTCCAAAGAGATGTACACCTGGGAGGATCGCACGCGAGCCGACAGCGACAGCGCGCAGAGCCTGACGCTCCGACCCGAAAACACCGCCGGCGTAGTACGTGCCTACATCGAGCACAAGCTCGCAGACACAGGCATGCTGCAGAAGCTCTTCTACATTGGCCCCCAGTTCCGGCGCGAGCGCCCACAGCGCGGACGCTATCGGCAGTTCTGGCAGATCGGCGCAGAGGTCCTCGGACCAGCATGGTCAGGCGCTGACAGCGCACTGCGCGACGCAGAAGTTCTCGAGATGCTCTCGACCTTCCTGAACGAGCTCGGCGTAAAGGGCTGGAAGCTCGAAGTCAACTCGGTGGGTTCCTCGACCGACCGGCCCAGGTACATCGCGGCTCTGCGAAAGGCGTTGGCTCCCGTGAAGGATCGAATGAGCGCGGACAATCAGCGCAGAGCCGAGACCAATCCGCTGCGCGTGCTCGACTCGAAGGATGCTGGCGATCAGGAGATCATCAACAGCCTCCCGAAGATCGCGGACTTCCTCGATGACGCCAGCAAGGAGCACTTCGCCCAGGTGCTTGCCGCACTCGATGCCTGCGGCGTTGCCTATACCATCAACCCGCGCCTGGTTCGCGGCCTGGACTACTACACCCGAACCACCTTCGAGTTCACCGTCCCTGATGGAAGTGGACTCGGGACACAGAACGCTCTGTTAGGAGGCGGTCGCTACGATGGACTCT
The nucleotide sequence above comes from Tunturibacter empetritectus. Encoded proteins:
- a CDS encoding DinB family protein; the encoded protein is MEFRRYFLEQLESEAEASRKAIERVPEGQNSWKPHEKSMELGKLAALVATMPGWVALMIDHDELDLNGNGRNFQTKAVETRTELASLLEEGLKTSRRALENTTEEHLMKTWKLKMGDQVLSEGPRYVTISNGALSHLAHHRGQLTVYLRLNDAKVPAIYGPSADEFH
- a CDS encoding VOC family protein, which produces MDVKEKMTSIGPPVPELPVADVERAQQHYRDVLGFEIGWLEPDKGIGAVSRGKAAIFFRKRKLPFDPAVHWMFANDIDATYQELKSSGAKIVDPLEKKPWGLRQFTVMDLDGNLFYFHHD
- the rpmA gene encoding 50S ribosomal protein L27 yields the protein MAHKKGLGSSKNGRDSNAQRLGVKVFGGQTILGGGIIVRQRGTPLKPGANVGRGKDDTLFAKVNGIVRFQDKGQQGRFVNVDPAELTSVPV
- the hisS gene encoding histidine--tRNA ligase; this translates as MATLKAVRGTRDLLPPETALWNYVEATARAVFARYGFGEIRTPIFEDTALFARGVGEETDIVSKEMYTWEDRTRADSDSAQSLTLRPENTAGVVRAYIEHKLADTGMLQKLFYIGPQFRRERPQRGRYRQFWQIGAEVLGPAWSGADSALRDAEVLEMLSTFLNELGVKGWKLEVNSVGSSTDRPRYIAALRKALAPVKDRMSADNQRRAETNPLRVLDSKDAGDQEIINSLPKIADFLDDASKEHFAQVLAALDACGVAYTINPRLVRGLDYYTRTTFEFTVPDGSGLGTQNALLGGGRYDGLSEMLGGPKAPGIGFAIGEDRLILTLQAQESAAVAQKLDAFLAPMGVAQNAAALALAQELRRSGLAVEVGDGTFRLKKSFEAADKLARRMVIVGEDEVSSGILTVKDFSAGEQTKVPRADLAEVLRG
- the rplU gene encoding 50S ribosomal protein L21 codes for the protein MYAVIRTGGKQYLVSPGEKLKIETTAHENGNIEFSDILAVSGEAGKFESDLTGAKVLASVVGEGRGEKILVFKLKRKKQYKKMQGHRQNFVEVKINEILVNGKSFKEEAAK
- a CDS encoding gamma carbonic anhydrase family protein → MIRTYQAHTPEIPASCYVDQSAQVIGDVTLGEQASIWMNAVVRGDVNSIRIGAKSNVQDCAVLHGMRYLYPVIVGELVTIGHNATVHGCVLEDMVLVGIGATILNNAKIGEGSIIAAGAVIPEQTVVPPNSLVAGVPGKVRRTLGDMDRELILKYAQNYLDYTAIYLAEASGT
- the rpsU gene encoding 30S ribosomal protein S21, with the protein product MAEVRVQEGEPLENALRRFKRKVQTEDIIKEVKRHSFYLKPGEKKRVKEALARKRNRKKVRKEQD
- a CDS encoding helix-turn-helix transcriptional regulator → MKSDRLLSTLMLLQAHGRLSTREVAERLEISQRTAHRDMEALCTAGIPLIAHRGATGGWELQRGWRTKVPGLDDAELQALLMAQPSALGDRKLTAAAQRAFDKLMASMPTAMRLQAHSIQARLHIDPTGWRPTPEDLSMLPLVQDALARDCKLTFLYTRADGESSSRTVDPLGIVCKQTVWYLIAQSSAGTRTYRISRMREVVVLALPFLRPSGFDLAAYWKQSTAALKDRQQTVATILALSDEGVASIERWCPMVPALNHRASRTLPKGWHLFHVEFESYQQARFVILGLGSRAAAIAPPNLRKEIKAELRRMIHFT
- a CDS encoding zinc-ribbon domain containing protein; this encodes MEFLDRLLTCADCGGEFIFTAGEQLFFFDKQFKNDPKRCKPCKSKRSGVGLKAGAGPAAAGLSRTETRTECSECGVETTVPFKPTQGRPVLCRQCFQSKRAPTTGALVTAAETAGMVAGAPGEHVAASVELLAASRV
- a CDS encoding MBL fold metallo-hydrolase; this translates as MGVGDGIGLRDAAEELVRARTEVGEFELIVCTDGTYKLDGGAMFGVVPKPLWEKRAPADEQNRILLGLNTVVVRTGKHTVVIETGVGNKQPAKMREIQCNQELLPQSLAAAGVRVEEVDVVVNTHLHFDHCGWNTTLHPDGSVTPTFPNARYFAHRGEVEHGHLQLDRDRVSYLSPNYDPLVESGQMTLLDEAGIRVNPEICPGVSVEVFPGHTAQLMAVHVESKGQQACYISDLIPTSAHLDPTWVMGYDLDPVETIAQRKRFYSRAIPEKWLVLFTHDHETPMGRIGFNEKGKPVLVAGVHTPF